The Humulus lupulus chromosome 3, drHumLupu1.1, whole genome shotgun sequence genome window below encodes:
- the LOC133824588 gene encoding agamous-like MADS-box protein AGL62 yields MGKRRLEEGEQRCSNVFVSFSKRRKGLFQKASELCIKCGAQVAIVVLSPTGNPFAFGHASVDEVLHHYLCQTAINPSCFITDEHKHQNQIIEHKHQNQIIEGLKFSLKQEQKRDPLDEESKVVLGLKQWIEKEFEHCKTTTAVEDLEGLKQKFVVFVDQITRRILGFGSSTSSVEKGKDVAITNYECGSTPFDEEDFGISLSDLWS; encoded by the coding sequence ATGGGTAAGAGAAGATTGGAAGAGGGAGAACAACGCTGCTCCAATGTGTTCGTGTCTTTCTCAAAGAGGCGCAAAGGGCTTTTCCAGAAGGCGAGCGAGTTGTGCATCAAGTGCGGCGCACAAGTTGCCATTGTCGTCCTATCTCCAACGGGTAATCCTTTCGCTTTCGGGCACGCTTCGGTGGATGAGGTTCTTCACCATTATCTTTGTCAAACGGCCATCAATCCCAGCTGCTTCATCACTGATGAACACAAACACCAGAACCAGATAATCGAACACAAACACCAGAACCAGATAATCGAAGGCCTCAAGTTTAGCCTAAAACAGGAGCAGAAAAGAGATCCTCTTGATGAGGAGAGTAAGGTGGTGTTGGGACTCAAGCAATGGATTGAGAAAGAGTTTGAGCATTGTAAGACTACTACTGCTGTGGAAGATTTGGAAGGTTTGAAGCAAAAATTTGTGGTGTTCGTTGACCAAATCACTCGGAGAATATTGGGGTTTGGAAGTTCTACTTCGTCCGTTGAAAAAGGAAAAGATGTTGCTATTACCAACTATGAATGTGGCAGCACTCCTTTTGATGAAGAAGATTTTGGTATTTCGTTATCTGATTTATGGTCTTGA
- the LOC133824587 gene encoding protein ACTIVITY OF BC1 COMPLEX KINASE 3, chloroplastic, translating into MSSVMVVATVPSSSSSTLPHPLVSWRRLRTNPSAKPWERPRVLRVRAAIVEARPSSSSPVPDDSIKVVQVYRGGRGVVYNRAEDLQAEARAMERAVNATVYGPELLSNKYGSSPIKVAGRAMQILIALGTFGVKLLLDQRKGVLDQNKRARGAELRTIFTRLGPTFVKIGQGLSTRPDLCPPEYLEELSELQDALPTFPDEEAFACIEKELGRSLESVYSVISPSPIAAASLGQVYKAQLKYSGQLVAVKVQRPGIEEAIGLDFYLIRGLGFFINKYVDVITSDVVALIDEFARRVYQELNYVQEAQNARRFKKLYADREDILVPDIFWDYTSNKVLTMEWVEGVKLNEQVAIEKQGLKVLDLVNTGIQCSLRQLLEYGYFHADPHPGNLLATPDGKLAFLDFGMMSETPEEARFAIIGHVVHMVNRDYEAMARDYYALDFLSPDVDVTPIVPALRSFFDDALSYTVSELNFKTLVDGLGNVLYQYPFNVPAYYALILRSLTVLEGLALYADPNFKVLAASYPYFAKRLLTDPNPYLRDALIELLFNDGKFRWGRLENLLVQGKKDRDFSAKDALQPVLKLLLGTDGEVLRNLVIKEAVRVTEAFVLGTVVDTYSLMPDLVKGLIFNGNGNSPGPLVMSKAERESMLELRDQVSRIWALLQSSESFDPASLQPLLQVLQQPEGRSMGGRVIGGITQRLAARLLQQVLRVPPTSSSSSTT; encoded by the exons ATGAGCTCGGTTATGGTGGTTGCTACGGTACCATCGTCTTCTTCTTCAACGCTACCTCACCCTTTAGTTTCATGGCGGCGACTTCGAACCAATCCCTCGGCCAAGCCATGGGAGAGACCCAGAGTTCTTAGAGTGCGAGCGGCTATTGTCGAGGCtagaccttcttcttcttcacctgTTCCTGATGACTCCATCAAAGTTGTTCAGGTCTATCGAGGAGGACGTGGAGTAGTGTACAACCGAGCTGAGGATCTTCAGGCTGAGGCGCGTGCCATGGAACGCGCCGTCAATGCCACCGTCTATGGCCCCGAGCTTCTTTCCAACAAATATGGCTCTAGCCCAATCAAG GTGGCGGGGAGAGCTATGCAAATTTTGATTGCTTTGGGTACGTTTGGAGTAAAGCTTCTGTTGGACCAAAGAAAGGGTGTTCTGGATCAGAACAAAAGGGCTCGTGGGGCTGAGCTGAGGACAATCTTCACTCGATTAGGGCCTACTTTTGTGAAAATAGGCCAGGGTTTGTCTACAAGACCCGACCTTTGTCCTCCGGAGTATCTTGAGGAGCTCTCCGAACTTCAG GATGCTTTGCCAACATTCCCAGATGAAGAAGCCTTTGCATGCATTGAAAAGGAATTAGGACGATCACTTGAATCTGTTTACTCGGTTATATCACCATCTCCAATTGCGGCAGCCAGTCTTGGTCAGGTTTACAAAGCTCAACTAAAATATTCTGGGCAGCTTGTTGCAGTGAAGGTGCAACGACCTGGTATTGAAGAAGCTATAGGACTCGACTTCTATTTGATTAGAGGTCTAGGATTCTTCATCAATAAATACGTGGATGTAATAACCAGTGATGTTGTTGCCCTTATTGATGAATTTGCACGAAGAGTTTATCAAGAGCTTAACTATGTGCAG GAGGCGCAAAATGCAAGGAGGTTTAAGAAATTGTACGCAGACAGAGAAGATATCCTTGTTCCGGATATATTCTGGGATTATACAAGCAACAAAGTATTGACGATGGAGTGGGTTGAAGGGGTCAAGTTGAATGAGCAAGTTGCCATTGAGAAACAAGGGCTGAAGGTGTTGGATCTAGTTAATACTGGTATACAATGCAGCCTGAGACAGCTGCTTGAGTATGGATACTTCCATGCAGATCCTCATCCTGGTAATCTCCTAGCAACACCTGATGGGAAGCTAGCCTTTCTTGATTTTGGAATGATGAGTGAGACACCAGAAGAAGCAAGATTCGCAATTATTGGTCATGTAGTTCACATGGTCAATCGAGATTATGAAGCTATGGCTCGTGATTACTATGCTCTAGATTTCCTATCCCCTGATGTAGATGTTACTCCTATTGTACCTGCATTACGAAGTTTCTTTGATGATGCCCTCAGTTATACAGTGAGTGAACTCAATTTTAAGACCCTGGTTGATGGTCTAGGCAACGTACTTTACCAATATCCATTCAATG TTCCCGCATATTACGCATTGATATTAAGGTCGCTTACTGTGCTAGAAGGCTTAGCTCTTTATGCTGATCCCAATTTCAAGGTTCTAGCTGCTTCTTATCCATATTTTGCTAAAAGGCTTTTAACAGATCCAAATCCATATCTCAGAGATGCTCTAATTGAGTTGCTGTTTAACGATGGCAAATTTAG GTGGGGTAGACTTGAAAACTTACTCGTTCAGGGAAAAAAAGATAGAGATTTCTCAGCAAAAGATGCTTTGCAACCAGTTTTGAAATTATTACTGGGTACAGATGGTGAAGTGCTTCGAAATTTAGTTATTAAAGAAGCTGTTCGTGTTACAGAAGCCTTTGTTTTAGGCACAGTTGTCGATACATATAGTTTAATGCCGGATTTGGTGAAGGGTTTAATTTTTAATGGGAATGGAAACTCACCTGGACCTCTTGTCATGAGCAAAGCCGAACGGGAAAGCATGTTAGAGCTAAGAGATCAAGTATCTAGAATATGGGCACTTCTTCAATCATCTGAAAGTTTTGATCCAGCCTCCTTGCAGCCCCTGTTACAA GTGCTGCAACAACCGGAGGGACGTAGTATGGGCGGGCGTGTGATCGGAGGGATCACTCAGCGTTTGGCTGCTCGGTTACTACAACAAGTACTTCGAGTGCCACCAACTTCATCTTCCTCTTCCACCACTTAA